One window of the Candidatus Polarisedimenticolia bacterium genome contains the following:
- a CDS encoding sigma 54-interacting transcriptional regulator, translated as MSDDFPDVIQSEARLEALRRTSLLDSPPEEAFDRLTRTATTALRVPMSIVSLVDRDRLFFKSQSGLGEPFASLRHGPVQHSFCQHAVRTRETLVVPDSRRNPAFERYPAISGLGAIAYAGVPLITSEGYAVGTFCVVDERPRDWTEEELSILRVLANCAMSEIEMRRIVQELRSLTTNLQGLVESRTAALKASEERQRMLLDVNNAIVTCRDRDSLFSAVAAALARVAPFDRASLALYDPIKDVFKVMVVAEPEPLPSIIPADWPRQGSRAGWVLEHGVPLLTTDHRDPPWFAEHPALLEKGLLSAVTAPLTIKGKILGTMNVASLKPARYSADEASLIGGVAEQVALAIENLLAYEEIAALKARLEEENLYLQEEVRSEAAFGDVVGESPAMLDILAKVRVVAKTDSTVLVTGETGTGKELIVRAIHSLSHRKDKILVKVNCAALPAGVIESELFGHERGAFTGALTRKAGRFELANRGTLLLDEVGDLPLDLQAKLLRVLQEGEFERVGGTQSLKVDVRIVAATNRDLERAVAEERFRADLYYRLNVIPIAIPPLRKRPEDIPRLARHFVMVFSSKMGKPVGKLDAEALEKLTAYSWPGNVRELQNVIERAVILSSPGRLVLGDVLTTTSAAGSPKQATQSLEETERQHIVSVLERTGWRVSGERGAAEILGLKRTTLEARMKRLGIHRQI; from the coding sequence ATGTCGGATGATTTCCCCGACGTCATCCAGAGCGAGGCGCGCCTCGAAGCGCTGAGGCGGACGTCACTACTCGACTCCCCGCCCGAGGAGGCGTTCGACCGGCTGACGCGGACGGCCACGACCGCGCTCCGCGTGCCAATGTCGATCGTCTCCCTCGTCGATCGTGACCGGCTGTTCTTCAAGAGCCAGAGCGGGCTGGGCGAGCCGTTCGCTTCGCTGCGGCACGGTCCGGTGCAGCATTCGTTCTGCCAGCATGCGGTCCGCACCCGCGAGACCCTCGTGGTGCCGGACTCCCGGAGGAATCCCGCCTTTGAGCGCTACCCCGCCATCTCCGGGCTGGGGGCGATCGCCTACGCCGGAGTCCCGCTCATCACATCCGAAGGATACGCCGTGGGGACGTTCTGCGTCGTCGACGAGCGGCCGCGTGACTGGACGGAGGAAGAGCTCAGCATCCTGCGCGTGCTGGCGAACTGCGCGATGTCGGAAATCGAAATGCGGCGTATCGTCCAGGAGCTGCGGAGCCTGACCACGAACCTGCAGGGACTGGTGGAGTCCCGGACCGCGGCGCTGAAGGCATCAGAGGAGCGCCAGCGGATGCTGCTCGACGTCAACAACGCCATCGTGACCTGTCGTGACCGCGATTCCCTGTTCAGTGCGGTCGCCGCCGCGCTGGCGCGTGTGGCTCCGTTCGACCGCGCCTCGCTCGCCCTTTACGATCCGATCAAGGACGTCTTCAAGGTGATGGTTGTGGCGGAGCCCGAGCCGTTACCTTCCATCATTCCAGCGGACTGGCCTCGACAGGGATCCCGCGCCGGCTGGGTCCTCGAACACGGCGTGCCGCTCCTGACGACAGACCATCGCGATCCGCCATGGTTCGCCGAGCATCCGGCGCTGCTCGAGAAGGGGCTCCTCTCCGCCGTTACCGCTCCCCTGACGATTAAGGGGAAGATCCTCGGCACGATGAACGTGGCCAGCCTCAAGCCCGCCCGGTACTCGGCTGATGAAGCCTCGCTGATCGGCGGCGTGGCCGAGCAGGTGGCACTCGCCATCGAGAATCTCCTGGCATACGAGGAGATCGCCGCCCTCAAAGCGCGCCTCGAGGAGGAGAACCTGTACCTCCAGGAGGAGGTCCGATCGGAGGCCGCCTTCGGCGACGTCGTCGGCGAGTCGCCGGCCATGCTCGACATCCTCGCGAAGGTGCGCGTGGTGGCTAAAACCGACTCCACGGTGCTGGTCACCGGCGAGACGGGGACCGGCAAGGAGCTCATTGTCCGCGCCATCCACAGCCTCAGCCACCGCAAGGACAAGATCCTGGTGAAGGTGAACTGCGCCGCCCTGCCGGCCGGTGTCATCGAAAGCGAGCTGTTCGGCCACGAGAGGGGTGCCTTCACCGGAGCGCTCACGCGCAAGGCAGGCCGGTTCGAGCTCGCCAATCGAGGCACGCTCCTTCTCGACGAGGTGGGCGACCTTCCCTTGGACCTTCAAGCGAAGCTCCTACGCGTGCTGCAGGAAGGCGAATTCGAGCGCGTCGGTGGGACGCAATCGTTGAAAGTGGACGTGCGGATCGTCGCGGCCACCAACCGGGATCTCGAGCGCGCCGTCGCTGAGGAGCGGTTCCGAGCCGATCTCTATTACCGGCTCAACGTCATCCCGATCGCAATTCCCCCCTTGAGGAAGCGCCCGGAGGACATCCCGCGACTCGCCCGGCATTTCGTCATGGTCTTCTCGTCGAAGATGGGCAAGCCCGTCGGCAAGCTGGATGCGGAGGCGCTGGAGAAGCTGACTGCGTACTCCTGGCCCGGAAACGTCCGGGAGCTGCAGAACGTCATCGAGCGGGCGGTCATCCTGTCGTCGCCGGGACGCCTCGTACTCGGCGACGTCCTGACCACGACGTCGGCCGCGGGGAGCCCGAAGCAGGCAACGCAGAGCCTCGAGGAGACCGAGCGACAGCACATCGTCTCGGTCCTCGAAAGGACCGGCTGGCGTGTCAGCGGCGAGCGCGGCGCCGCAGAGATCCTGGGCCTCAAGCGAACGACCCTGGAGGCCCGCATGAAGAGACTCGGAATCCACCGCCAAATCTGA